One stretch of Bos indicus x Bos taurus breed Angus x Brahman F1 hybrid chromosome 22, Bos_hybrid_MaternalHap_v2.0, whole genome shotgun sequence DNA includes these proteins:
- the IL17RD gene encoding interleukin-17 receptor D isoform X1, with the protein MAPWLQLCSVFFTVNACLNGSQLAVAAGGSSRARGADTCGWRGVGLASRNSGLYNITFRYDNCTTYLNPVGKHMIADAQNITISQYACHDQVAVTILWSPGALGIEFLKGFRVILEELKSEGRQCQQLILKDPKQLNSSFKRAGMESQPFLNMKFETDYFVKIVPFPSIKNESNYHPFFFRTRTCDLLLQPDNLACKPFWKPRNLNITQHGSDMQVSFDHAPHTFGFRFFYLHYKLKHEGPFKRKTCKQEQNTEITSCLLQNVSPGDYIIELVDDSNTTRKVMHYALKPVHSPWAGPIRAVAITVPLVVISAFATLFTVMCRKKQQENIYSHLDEESSESSTYTTALPRERLRPRPKVFLCYSSKDGQNHMNVVQCFAYFLQDFCDCEVALDLWEDFSLCRERQREWVIQKIHESQFIIVVCSKGMKYFVDKKNYKHKGGGRGSGKGELFLVAVSAIAEKLHQAKQSSSTALSKFIAVYFDYSCEGDVPGVLDLSTKYKLMDHLPQLCSHLHSQDRSLPEPGLQPGRVSRRNYFRSKSGRSLYVAICNMHQFIDEEPDWFEKQFSPLHPPPLRYREPVLEKFDSGLVLNEVLCKPGPENEFSLKAESAGPGTPADSHSEGPQFGPDEDVEAGPVVAGASAVLRPLLHAGKAAGPSDMPRDSGIYDSSVPSSELSLPLMEGLSADQTETSSLTESVSSSSGLGEEDPPALPSKLLASGACKAEPGCCSYTGELHTVAPL; encoded by the exons ACTGCACCACTTACTTGAATCCAGTGGGGAAGCACATGATCGCTGACGCCCAGAACATCACCATCAGTCAGTATGCCTGCCACGACCAAGTGGCTGTCACCATTCTTTGGTCCCCCGGGGCCCTCG GCATCGAATTCCTAAAAGGATTTCGGGTCATACTGGAGGAGCTGAAGTCAGAGGGACGACAGTGCCAACAACTGATTCTAAAGGACCCGAAGCAGCTCAACAGTAGCTTCAAAAGAGCT GGGATGGAATCTCAACCTTTCCTGAATATGAAATTTGAAACAGATTACTTTGTAAAGATCGTCCCTTTTCCTTCCATTAAAAACGAAAGCAATTATCACCCTTTCTTCTTCAGAACCCGCA CGTGTGACCTGCTATTGCAGCCGGACAACCTGGCTTGTAAACCCT TCTGGAAGCCTCGGAACCTCAACATCACTCAGCACGGTTCGGACATGCAGGTGTCTTTTGACCATGCGCCCCACACCTTTGGCTTCCGTTTCTTCTATCTTCATTACAAGCTTAAGCATGAAGGACCCTTCAAGCGAAAGACCTGTAAACAG GAGCAAAATACAGAGATAACCAGCTGCCTTCTTCAAAATGTGTCTCCTGGGGATTATATAATTGAG CTGGTCGATGACAGTAATACGACAAGAAAAGTGATGCATTATGCCTTAAAACCAg TGCATTCCCCGTGGGCTGGGCCCATCAGAGCCGTGGCCATCACTGTGCCATTGGTCGTCATATCGGCATTCGCGACGCTCTTCACGGTGATGTGCCGCAAGAAGCAACAAG aaaatatatattcacactTAGATGAAGAGAGTTCGGAGTCCTCCACATACACCACAGCACTCCCCAGGGAAAGGCTCCGGCCTCGGCCCAAGGTCTTCCTCTGCTATTCCAGTAAAGATGGCCAGAATCACATGAACGTCGTCCAGTGCTTTGCCTACTTCCTCCAGGACTTCTGTGACTGTGAG gtggctctggaCTTGTGGGAAGACTTCAGCCTCTGCAGGGAACGGCAGAGAGAATGGGTCATCCAGAAGATCCACGAGTCCCAGTTCATCATCGTGGTGTGTTCCAAAGGCATGAAATACTTCGTGGACAAGAAGAACTACAAGCACAAAGGAGGCGGCCGAGGCTCGGGGAAAGGGGAGCTTTTCCTGGTGGCAGTGTCTGCCATCGCCGAGAAGCTCCACCAGGCCAAACAGAGCTCATCCACGGCGCTCAGCAAGTTCATCGCCGTCTACTTCGATTATTCCTGTGAAGGAGACGTTCCCGGCGTCCTGGACCTGAGCACCAAGTACAAACTCATGGACCATCTGCCCCAGCTCTGCTCCCACCTGCACTCCCAGGACCGCAGTCTGCCAGAGCCCGGGCTGCAGCCGGGACGGGTTAGCCGAAGGAACTACTTCCGGAGCAAGTCGGGCCGCTCTCTGTACGTCGCCATTTGCAACATGCACCAGTTTATCGATGAGGAGCCTGACTGGTTTGAGAAGCAGTTCTCTCCTTTGCATCCGCCTCCTCTCCGCTACCGAGAGCCGGTCTTGGAGAAGTTTGACTCGGGCTTGGTTTTAAACGAAGTCCTCTGCAAGCCAGGGCCCGAGAATGAATTCAGCCTCAAGGCCGAGTCGGCGGGCCCTGGGACACCTGCCGACTCGCACTCTGAGGGCCCGCAGTTCGGGCCTGACGAAGACGTGGAGGCTGGACCCGTTGTTGCAGGCGCCAGTGCCGTTCTGCGGCCCCTGCTGCATGCGGGTAAAGCTGCTGGGCCCTCGGACATGCCGCGGGACTCGGGCATCTATGACTCGTCTGTGCCCTCGTCTGAGCTGTCCCTGCCCCTGATGGAAGGGCTCTCCGCAGATCAGACGGAGACGTCTTCGCTGACGGAGAGCGTGTCGTCCTCCTCAGGCCTGG gtGAGGAAGACCCTCCTGCCCTTCCTTCCAAGCTCCTTGCCTCAGGGGCGTGCAAAGCAGAACCTGGTTGCTGCAGCTACACTGGTGAACTCCACACGGTCGCCCCTTTGTAA
- the IL17RD gene encoding interleukin-17 receptor D isoform X2: MIADAQNITISQYACHDQVAVTILWSPGALGIEFLKGFRVILEELKSEGRQCQQLILKDPKQLNSSFKRAGMESQPFLNMKFETDYFVKIVPFPSIKNESNYHPFFFRTRTCDLLLQPDNLACKPFWKPRNLNITQHGSDMQVSFDHAPHTFGFRFFYLHYKLKHEGPFKRKTCKQEQNTEITSCLLQNVSPGDYIIELVDDSNTTRKVMHYALKPVHSPWAGPIRAVAITVPLVVISAFATLFTVMCRKKQQENIYSHLDEESSESSTYTTALPRERLRPRPKVFLCYSSKDGQNHMNVVQCFAYFLQDFCDCEVALDLWEDFSLCRERQREWVIQKIHESQFIIVVCSKGMKYFVDKKNYKHKGGGRGSGKGELFLVAVSAIAEKLHQAKQSSSTALSKFIAVYFDYSCEGDVPGVLDLSTKYKLMDHLPQLCSHLHSQDRSLPEPGLQPGRVSRRNYFRSKSGRSLYVAICNMHQFIDEEPDWFEKQFSPLHPPPLRYREPVLEKFDSGLVLNEVLCKPGPENEFSLKAESAGPGTPADSHSEGPQFGPDEDVEAGPVVAGASAVLRPLLHAGKAAGPSDMPRDSGIYDSSVPSSELSLPLMEGLSADQTETSSLTESVSSSSGLGEEDPPALPSKLLASGACKAEPGCCSYTGELHTVAPL, translated from the exons ATGATCGCTGACGCCCAGAACATCACCATCAGTCAGTATGCCTGCCACGACCAAGTGGCTGTCACCATTCTTTGGTCCCCCGGGGCCCTCG GCATCGAATTCCTAAAAGGATTTCGGGTCATACTGGAGGAGCTGAAGTCAGAGGGACGACAGTGCCAACAACTGATTCTAAAGGACCCGAAGCAGCTCAACAGTAGCTTCAAAAGAGCT GGGATGGAATCTCAACCTTTCCTGAATATGAAATTTGAAACAGATTACTTTGTAAAGATCGTCCCTTTTCCTTCCATTAAAAACGAAAGCAATTATCACCCTTTCTTCTTCAGAACCCGCA CGTGTGACCTGCTATTGCAGCCGGACAACCTGGCTTGTAAACCCT TCTGGAAGCCTCGGAACCTCAACATCACTCAGCACGGTTCGGACATGCAGGTGTCTTTTGACCATGCGCCCCACACCTTTGGCTTCCGTTTCTTCTATCTTCATTACAAGCTTAAGCATGAAGGACCCTTCAAGCGAAAGACCTGTAAACAG GAGCAAAATACAGAGATAACCAGCTGCCTTCTTCAAAATGTGTCTCCTGGGGATTATATAATTGAG CTGGTCGATGACAGTAATACGACAAGAAAAGTGATGCATTATGCCTTAAAACCAg TGCATTCCCCGTGGGCTGGGCCCATCAGAGCCGTGGCCATCACTGTGCCATTGGTCGTCATATCGGCATTCGCGACGCTCTTCACGGTGATGTGCCGCAAGAAGCAACAAG aaaatatatattcacactTAGATGAAGAGAGTTCGGAGTCCTCCACATACACCACAGCACTCCCCAGGGAAAGGCTCCGGCCTCGGCCCAAGGTCTTCCTCTGCTATTCCAGTAAAGATGGCCAGAATCACATGAACGTCGTCCAGTGCTTTGCCTACTTCCTCCAGGACTTCTGTGACTGTGAG gtggctctggaCTTGTGGGAAGACTTCAGCCTCTGCAGGGAACGGCAGAGAGAATGGGTCATCCAGAAGATCCACGAGTCCCAGTTCATCATCGTGGTGTGTTCCAAAGGCATGAAATACTTCGTGGACAAGAAGAACTACAAGCACAAAGGAGGCGGCCGAGGCTCGGGGAAAGGGGAGCTTTTCCTGGTGGCAGTGTCTGCCATCGCCGAGAAGCTCCACCAGGCCAAACAGAGCTCATCCACGGCGCTCAGCAAGTTCATCGCCGTCTACTTCGATTATTCCTGTGAAGGAGACGTTCCCGGCGTCCTGGACCTGAGCACCAAGTACAAACTCATGGACCATCTGCCCCAGCTCTGCTCCCACCTGCACTCCCAGGACCGCAGTCTGCCAGAGCCCGGGCTGCAGCCGGGACGGGTTAGCCGAAGGAACTACTTCCGGAGCAAGTCGGGCCGCTCTCTGTACGTCGCCATTTGCAACATGCACCAGTTTATCGATGAGGAGCCTGACTGGTTTGAGAAGCAGTTCTCTCCTTTGCATCCGCCTCCTCTCCGCTACCGAGAGCCGGTCTTGGAGAAGTTTGACTCGGGCTTGGTTTTAAACGAAGTCCTCTGCAAGCCAGGGCCCGAGAATGAATTCAGCCTCAAGGCCGAGTCGGCGGGCCCTGGGACACCTGCCGACTCGCACTCTGAGGGCCCGCAGTTCGGGCCTGACGAAGACGTGGAGGCTGGACCCGTTGTTGCAGGCGCCAGTGCCGTTCTGCGGCCCCTGCTGCATGCGGGTAAAGCTGCTGGGCCCTCGGACATGCCGCGGGACTCGGGCATCTATGACTCGTCTGTGCCCTCGTCTGAGCTGTCCCTGCCCCTGATGGAAGGGCTCTCCGCAGATCAGACGGAGACGTCTTCGCTGACGGAGAGCGTGTCGTCCTCCTCAGGCCTGG gtGAGGAAGACCCTCCTGCCCTTCCTTCCAAGCTCCTTGCCTCAGGGGCGTGCAAAGCAGAACCTGGTTGCTGCAGCTACACTGGTGAACTCCACACGGTCGCCCCTTTGTAA